The following are encoded together in the Microtus ochrogaster isolate Prairie Vole_2 unplaced genomic scaffold, MicOch1.0 UNK21, whole genome shotgun sequence genome:
- the LOC101986997 gene encoding olfactory receptor 4K2, translating into MNMVNKSVVTEFVLLGLSNSWELQIFFFMLFSLFYVATVVSNIVILVIVMSDPHLHSPMYFLLTNLSVIDMSLASFATPKMIIDYLTDHQTISFGGCISQIFFLHLFTGTEIILLMAMSFDRYIAICKPLRYASIISPQVCIVFVVSSWFVGVMHSMSQVIFALTLPFCGPNKIDSFFCDLPVVFQLACVDTYVLGLFMISTSGIIALSCFILLFNSYVIVLVTIKHHYSRGSSKALSTCTAHFIVVFMFFGPCIFIYMWPQNSFVIEKILSVFYTIFTPILNPVIYTLRNQEVNSAIRKLRSKFLNFSTESPSHSF; encoded by the coding sequence ATGAATATGGTTAATAAGTCTGTTGTGACTGAATTTGTTTTGCTGGGACTCTCTAATTCCTGGGAActacagatatttttctttatgttgttttcaCTCTTTTATGTGGCAACAGTGGTGAGTAACATCGTTATACTCGTCATTGTCATGTCTGACCCTCATCTACACTCTCCGATGTATTTCCTGCTTACCAACCTTTCTGTTATTGATATGTCTCTGGCTTCCTTTGCCACCCCCAAGATGATCATAGACTATTTAACTGATCATCAAACAATCTCATTTGGGGGATGCATATCTCAGATATTCTTTCTCCACCTGTTTACTGGTACTGAGATTATTTTACTAATGGCTATGTCTTTTGACAGGTATATTGCCATTTGTAAACCCCTGCGCTATGCTTCAATCATTAGTCCCCAGGTGTGTATTGTCTTTGTGGTGTCTTCATGGTTTGTGGGAGTCATGCATTCAATGAGCCAGGTCATCTTTGCCCTCACATTACCATTCTGTGGCCCCAACAAAATAGATAGCTTTTTCTGTGACCTTCCTGTGGTATTCCAGTTGGCTTGTGTGGATACTTATGTTCTTGGTCTCTTTATGATTTCAACAAGTGGAATTATTGCATTGTCTTGCTTTATTCTCTTATTTAATTCATATGTTATTGTGTTGGTTACAATAAAGCATCATTATTCCAGAGGATCATCTAAGGCTCTTTCCACCTGTACGGCCCATTTCATTGTTGTCTTCATGTTTTTTGGGCCATGCATCTTCATCTATATGTGGCCACAAAACAGCTTCGTGATAGAAAAGATCCTGTCTGTATTTTATACAATCTTCACTCCTATTTTGAACCCAGTAATATATACTTTGAGAAATCAAGAAGTAAATTCAGCCATAAGGAAACTGAGAAGTAAGTTTCTAAATTTCAGTACAGAAtctccttcccattctttttag